atagtaaattatgataattattattatgcACCACCTCTTAGAAGTATTAATGGAATCTAAatcatatatgaaatctaaatttCTGCAACTGTACAGGAAGaaattatagaaagaaagaaataacatgaTTCCTAGATGAGCTTTGCTTTAAGAACAAAAACATTCTTCACACTGGAGCAAACACCCTCCTCATGCTTGTGACCAAactcctctctctttcttaacCTGGCGGTGATCATATATATTAGTGTTATCATAGAATTTACTTAACAGAATAGAATTTACCTAACAGAATTTCAGCATAGAGTGCTCTTGGCTGGAAAGTAGTTATTTCATGACACAAGGAATACCTGTGTAGTATTAATACATATCAATGTATATTTGAGCACTCTGGGAGTAGTGTTGCTTTTTAAAGCCTGTTGTCACATCAAAGTTCTTACAAacattaggattttttttctccagaataggaaaatttgtttgcttgtttttgcttcTGAAACATTATACtgagtttattttatttctttcctttaagtgATGGACACCATCATGACCAAGAAACTTGACCTCAATAATATGCCACTCTCTGTGTTCCCATACTATCCTTCTTTGGGCACAGCCTTGTATGGGGAGGAGAAACCTCTGATCAAGCTTCCGGCATCATTCAGAGAACCACTGGATCTTTCCTTATGGAAATTCTTGCAGAAAAAGAATCATCTGACTGAGGAGATACGTGATAAAATGAGATATTGTCACTGTGAGTTGACATGGTGCCAGCTCAGCAATGAAGTGATCATCAGACCTGCAGCCACATTAGTCAATCAAGGAAGACTAAGAGTCAAGACTTGGCGGAAAGATGCTTCCACACTTTTCTCTGACATCAGGTCTGAATATACAGTGACCTCATTTAAAGTGGATCCAACAGTGTGGGACACCATTAAAGACAGTTTAGAAGATGATAGAATTTTGATTGAATTTGATGCACTTGCAAGCATTGTAACCTTAGTGGGGGAGTCAGAGGATGTACAAAACATTGAGTCACAGATCAAGGACTTAATAGAAAGCAccattcaaaatattaaaagagaagagCAAAGTCTGAAACAAAAACTGGCCATTAATTCAAGCAAGTATTCACTTCTTTTGCACAGTGGCATACAAGAGCAGCTCCACACGGAGTGCCCAGATGTGGAAATTTATTATGATGAAGCCTCTCAACACATGTGCTTCAAAGGACTCCCTGCAGAAGTGTATAAAGTAAAGTGTGAAATCCAGGAAAAGGTATACACCATGGCTCAGAGAAACATTCATGTTCACCCTGAGGTTTTCCAGTTTCTGCAACAGGTTGACTGTGCAGAATTCTCTAAGTCTCTCTTTACAGCACAGAACATTCTTGCAGTTTACGAGCTAGAGGGCACAACTGTCCTCTTAACTGGCTTCTCTTCTGAAGTCCTATCAGAAGCTGAAAAGCAAATGCAGAGCACCTTAATTTGTAATTGCATTGATATTGAGGACAGAGAAGTCCTTAATGGCAAGAATTGGAAAGGGCTCACTGGAAATTTGTGTAAGAAACACAATTCCTCCTCAAAGACTGTAGTAATCCAGGAGGTAACTTCAGGAACTGCAGCCCAGGTCATCATTGCAGGCTGTGAAAGAGAAGTACGTAAAATCTATGGCTTGCTTTCTGACTTCGTGGAAAAGCACTCAAAAATAGAGAGATGGACTGGAGTAAAGAGTTCCTTAATTGTTgattatttaaaagcagaaaagcaAATCTGGTCAAATATAAGGGGGATGAATGTTCAGGTAAATTTTAATCCTGAGAACAAGCAAAAAAGCATTTCACTAATTGGCCCAAAGGCCAAAGTCCTGGAGGGAATGAAAATTGTCAGACAAGCCTTGGATTCGGTGTGTGTTAAAAGCGTCCATACTGATAAACCAGGAGCTGGTCAGTTCTTCCAGGATAAAGCACGGTATTATAAAAGTGAGGTCAGAAGATTATTTGGTTGTTTTATTGAACtgaagaaagatgaagaaaaggagggacGCGGCACTGGTGGGCAGAGGTGCTTTTTTCGGACAGATTTAGCTCCTGGAGTCTCGCTAATTGTGCAGCAAGGCGACTTGACGCACTTTCCCGTCCAGGTGGTGGTGAATGCGGCCAATGAGGAACTCAAGCTCAGGGGGGCATTGGCTGCTGCTCTTCTAAGAGCGGCTGGCCCTGAGCTTCAAGAAGACTGTGACCAGATATTGAAGAAAAGGGGCAAGCTCTCACCTCCCTATGCCATCATCTCGAAAGCAGGAAAGCTCCCATACCAACATGTGATCCACGCAGTGGGGCCCCAGTGGAAGAGTGATGAGGCCCAGAAATGTGTGTTGCAGCTAAAGAATGCTGTGAAAGAAAGTCTCAATTTGGCTGTAAAACACAAGTACCAATCCATAGCCATCCCTGCTATTAGTTCCAGAACCTTAAGCTTTCCTCTATCCCAGTGTGTGGAGGCCATTGTTTTGGCGATCAAGGAATGGTTCCAGTGTAAAAAGGATGGATGCACCTTGAAAGAGATTTACCTTGTGGATATAGCTGAGAAGACTGTTGAGGCCTTTGCTGAAAGTGCCAAAAGTGTATTTAAAGACACCCTGCCTGATATTGCTTCCCTGCCCAGTTTACCAGCAGCAGCCCAGCCCGACTTGAGAAAAGATCATGGAAATGGATCAAGTCTGTTGACCCCAGAAGGCCTGAGGATCCACCTGGTGAAAGAAGATGTGCAGAATGCTACAGTGAGTGCCCCTGTTTTCAGAATAACCCCCAGGGTGCTGGGAACTCCAGTTAGCCTACTGCCAAATGGAGATTAGGATCAAGGGGAGAATCCCATGTCCTCCATCCTTGCCTTGAAATAGGTTTCCTTAGAAAACTGGGCTACTTCACCAAGGTGCTCACTAATTGAGACTGGTCAATTATTTGTGAGAACTGATAATGTACTCAGATCACTAGTTTCCAGCAAATGTGAAAATCCACAATAATAGCTAATGTTTACGTGACTCTCTATACTTTTTCAGTGCTTTTACACCTGTCATACTTTGGCAAATCTAAGATTAATTTCCTGTCAAATTCTTTGATAGCAGATACAGAAAAATTAGAGCATAAGATGGGGACAGAAGACAGCAGTCTGGAGTGTACTGAGTCTGAGGGGCTCTCAACTCCCAACGTCAGTAAGAAAATATGGGGAGGAAGGTAGAAAGTGGATCTGGGGAAGGTCTGGGTATTATGTGGGGCTGGTTCTTGTAGATCTGTCAGGGAgtgatgtgtttttaaaaactgtatttagcAACTTTTTCAACACAGGCTGTAACATCCAAGCAGTGCTGGAAGGTCCCCTGCTGTGCTTCCCCAAATGGGGAGTTGTGAGCCGTCTTGGGGCAGAGATTCTTAGGGAAGGCTATTTGCATACtttatttggagaaaaatttATTCACAACCTTTGCCCacttaaattatctttttattactgaaattTAAGAGTGCTTTGTATATTCTGTATATAGGTCCTTTAACAGATATacgatttgcaaatatcttctcccatcttGTGGGTTCATCCTCTTTTTTTGTTCAAgttgttattttgtttaaaatatttttcattttagcttaAAATATGGAAAGAGGTtgtaaaaattttgatttttacttAGCGTAAATCATAATTACAAGAGTAATAGCTAACACTGCCTGtgtcctatgtgccaggcactctccCAAGTGCTTGGCgttcattttctcattcattgctATGAGGCAGATTCCAGGATTATTATTCTCAGTTCATAGATGAAGGAATGAGATTTAGAGGGGTTAAGTATTTTGCCCAAGTCTCACAGCAAGCAAATGATAGAGCTAGGATTGGAATGTACATTGCtgtatttcaaaatatagaaGTAGTTTTGTTTCTCATTGAAAAAACcaagcaaataaacagaaatctcTTTCAGCCAGGGGTCGGTAACTGGAATGAGTTCCGATGCTCATTCACTTTGGACACTGAGTAGTAAGACATTCCTTCCATGCCTTCCACTCCCATAGGTGTGTGGCTTCTGCTGCCACAGATCTGCTTTGCATCACTTCTCGGTGACCCTTGTTGGGTAACTTTGACAACCACTTGGTTCCATTCCCTCTCCCGTCTTCTCTTGGTGTCTTAGTCAAGCCTGATTAATCTGCTCATATTAACTGTCCTGCTGGAAGAGATCCCATGGCTCTTCACTGATGCCTGGAAGCCCCGTTGACTTGGGACTCAAGGCCCTGCAGTCTACCTGCTGTGTAGTATTCCTAGCCTGGCTGCTACCATTTTGCTGTGAAAGCTCTCTAGCAGGTCAAACTAATCTGCTTGCTGCTCACAACCTACCCTGCTTCTGCCCATGCTGTTGCCCCTCCTGAAGGAAttccccatctctctctgcctGCAGCAACTGTTCCCATTTCTCAGACACCGTGTCACTCATACTGTCTTCACTGACCTCTGAAGGCGCTTCCTCTGGACTCCTTTGGTGAGTCCCTACCATTTATGTGTTGCTTTTTGACAGCTACTTTTTGTCCTAGAGTGTTATTTAAATAAGTATCTCTCTTTTGAGGTGGTATTTTAATCTCTGAAAACTTAATCATCTTAGTTGTCTCCCACCGTGCCAAGCCCAGGGGCTTAAATATAGTAATCCTGGATGAATGCTTTTTCTTAGAATTTGAAACaaattgttggttttgtttttaagaccCATGTTGTTGTCAACTCCATTTCCTCGGATCTTGAGCTTGATAGAGGGCCCCTTTCCAAGGCCTTCTTGGAAAAAGCAGGACAAAAGCTCCAGGAGGAATTGAAGACAGCTGGACAAGGGGTTGTTGTTGATGTGGGCACTGTTCTCCGAACCAGCGGCTGCAATCTGCACTGCCAGCATGTGCTTCACGTGGTGGCTCCGAACTGGAGAAATGACAGACCGTCATCACAGAAGGTGGGACCTGGTTTTCAATTCTCCAGAAAATTGGGTAGCTCTTTGAACTCTCAATGTAAAGTAGACTGGACTCTGCCTGTCTCTGTTCTGTAATAACATCACATTCTCAGAGCCATTTCTTTGAGCTATAGCTGACTTCTCCCAAGGACCagttaataatataaatttactgTGGTTCTCAACCATTGCTGGGACTCAGGGAAGGGTTGCTGAAGATACTCTTTAGTGAGGAAGGCAAGGTGAAGGCATGAAGAATGGAAGAGAACGAAGGGTCAGAACAGTAACTGCTTTGCTTCTTTCCATCATTGCTGAATGCATTTGAATCTTTTTGGAGGGTCTCAcatgttcttccttccttttcctcgtTTACTCCTCTAtttttccttcccccttctcACTGCCCTTAACCTGCCTTTTGTTGAAAGCAAAAAGGAGTAAGCAGAGATCCCATAGTAGCTAAattcttgttctttttgtttgaaCTCTAATTTCTAGGCAAAAATGTATAAGAATGTGCTTTGTTCTTTTCAGATCATGGAAAACATAATCAGAGAATGTTTGGAGATCACTGAGAGTTTGTCCTTAAACTCAATTGCATTTCCAGCAATAGGAACAGGAAATCTGGGGTTTCCTAAAAACGTTTTTGCTGAATTAATCATCTCAGAAGTATTCACATTCAGTAGAAAGAATCAACCCAGAACTTTACAAGAGGTTTGGTTTCTGTTGCATCCAAGTGATCATGAAACTATTCAGGTATGGTCTTGCTCATTGCTGGTTATTCTGTCAACTGAGCCCTAACATTTTCAAGTGTCTTCTTGGTTTGATAGGTTGtttctttcatgtattttcaCACAAGAAAGTAAAAGAGTAGTGTGGACTAGTTGTAGTATGGCAAATTTCAAGCAAATGTATGCATATAGAAAAAATTTGACttattaagaaaaatttgaaacatatacaaaaatagacaaaatatttggcttcccttatagctcagttggtaaagaatctgcctgcaatgcaggagacctgggttcgattcctgggtcaggaagatcctctggagaaggaaatggcagcccactccagtattcttgcctggaaaatcccatggacagaagagcctggcaggccacagtctgtgaggtcgcaagagtcagacatgacttagcgattaaattactactactactaggcAAAGTAGTGTAATGAAATCCCTTTATCCATATTCATCTTCATAATTAACAACTTATGGCCAGTATGTTTCATCTCTATCtccatttatttcctttccttccataTTATTTTTGAAGCGGATCCCATATATACGTTTTATCCATAATTGATTCAGTATTTGTTTTAGACATTaggattctttttaaaagtaacctAACTACAATACTATTTCACACCTAAAAGAAATTGGCAATCATTCCTTTATTTCATCAATTATCAAGTCAATGTTCATATTTCCaactatttcataaatattttattttgtttttatagcttGTTTGTTTGAATCAGAATTCAAATAAGGCCCCAGTATTGCAATGGAGTTGACATATCCCTTAAACCTCTTTAATCTATAGAATTTCCTTCCATATTAACATAGAAAttttaatacataatataaaagtaCTGTGTGGTCCTACAAATAGGAGAATGTCAAAATAATATACAACTGAAGGACTCAGCACATCCCCATAGGAGTAAGAAGGTTGGGACCAGAAATACCAGAACCATCTTTGGTCATAGAGAGTTCATCAACCAGCTCACATTTGCTGAACGTCAGCTGTGAGTAAGCTGCTGGAATCTGCATTACGGGAGAACAAGAAGCATTTAATAAGAGGCCATTATTCTTGCCCCCCAAGTCCTTAGAGTCCAGGAGAGTAGATGATATTAAATGTTTGAAAAGTTCCATAATAGTGCAAGAAATAACAGATTAAGGCTAGCTATCTAAGAGATGTCCATATATCATTGGACCAACTGAATTTTTaggtcatactttttttttcctctttctagcTACTACCTTTAAATACTCTGGAAGCAAGCAAATCTAAATTCTAATCAGACAGCTAACCCCCCTGAGCAGTATATGTGGTCCATTTAGTTGGCCCACGTAACTACAGTCATTTCTAGTCAATAAATGCTTTTTGAACAGTCTCCCTATGACTTGCATTGTACAAAGTGGTATGGATTACACAATGGGTATGTAGCATGTACTCTCCCTCCTACAAATCATAATTacttggggagctaagatttgTACACATAAAATGAACTAGAGAGATGAAATGCTGAGTTTTTGAATGAATGGCCAGGTTCATTGAAGGAAGTGAGTCCTATGACATGGATCTGAACCCTCAAAACTCACTATTTCTGTGCAATCTCAGCCCTTCATTATCTTTCCTAAAGATTCAAATTCTTCAAGTATTTGATAAAGGGGTTAGCCTAGACAGACACTGTTATTGCCATTGGAAATAGTATTGCTTTTCCATACATGGCTGTGACACTTTTTCTCTTAAGACTTGTAAAGAGAGTTAAGCTTTGGTTTTATTTGCCCCCAAATAAGCAAAActtattgaaatatttataggTGGAGACTATAACAGAGGTTGCAAACAGAAGCCTGCGGTCTGAATGGAGCCTCTAGATATGCTTTATTTGggctgttttttttaaacaatttgacTCTGTTGCTGGCATTTAAGAATCAAACATGTCATATTAAGCTCCAGATGTCCACTGTGACCTAAAAATTCAAGAATTCTGGCACATTGGACATGGATACGAGCCTGAACAATTTGCTGTGGTTGAATGGCAGCTACTCTCTAGTTCCCCAGAGTCAAACCAGTCCACCTTTCCCCCTGTCCAACTTTCCCCCTGTAGCTTACCTGCCTGGTGCTTGTAGTAGTCTTTAAGCCTGAGACCTTGGCTCTATAGTCACTTCTGTCTGGTCCTCTTCCCATTATTGTATAAGCCTTTTAGTCAAGATGTTACTTGTTCATTTCCAACAAAATTTCATGTTGCTTCTAATAAGGAGGAAGAAAGTGATGATATTGGTGTGTCACTACCAGGCAAAGAAATGGAATTCCAGCCTCCAACTCCCAAGAAACTACTCCCCTAGCGATTTCTCTCCTGGTACAAATAAGTTAAACACTGAAGTGTCTGGGTCCTTGTGATTGTCTTTCtcttaacactgtatttttgac
The DNA window shown above is from Bos indicus isolate NIAB-ARS_2022 breed Sahiwal x Tharparkar chromosome 1, NIAB-ARS_B.indTharparkar_mat_pri_1.0, whole genome shotgun sequence and carries:
- the PARP14 gene encoding protein mono-ADP-ribosyltransferase PARP14 isoform X1, translating into MRMAAPGSFPLLVEGSWGSQPPKNLSTKLQMYFQSRKRSGGGECEVCPVPGSSNRFLVLFYPDDVRQQVLERESHELEWPGKGTFKLTVQIPTVPDEVQERKIPTKESKTKEQVEESDASKELEEDLSLSRRSEKEEDTPKECEDISSLVAFENLKANVTDEMLIFLVENISGLTNDNFKLEIIRDFNVAVVTFQTYTDALKFVGECPKHNSVKRLQLSARLLEVTKTIRVENLPPGVHDHDLKCLFENPHNGGGRVASIEYFPEESSALIEFFDRKVMDTIMTKKLDLNNMPLSVFPYYPSLGTALYGEEKPLIKLPASFREPLDLSLWKFLQKKNHLTEEIRDKMRYCHCELTWCQLSNEVIIRPAATLVNQGRLRVKTWRKDASTLFSDIRSEYTVTSFKVDPTVWDTIKDSLEDDRILIEFDALASIVTLVGESEDVQNIESQIKDLIESTIQNIKREEQSLKQKLAINSSKYSLLLHSGIQEQLHTECPDVEIYYDEASQHMCFKGLPAEVYKVKCEIQEKVYTMAQRNIHVHPEVFQFLQQVDCAEFSKSLFTAQNILAVYELEGTTVLLTGFSSEVLSEAEKQMQSTLICNCIDIEDREVLNGKNWKGLTGNLCKKHNSSSKTVVIQEVTSGTAAQVIIAGCEREVRKIYGLLSDFVEKHSKIERWTGVKSSLIVDYLKAEKQIWSNIRGMNVQVNFNPENKQKSISLIGPKAKVLEGMKIVRQALDSVCVKSVHTDKPGAGQFFQDKARYYKSEVRRLFGCFIELKKDEEKEGRGTGGQRCFFRTDLAPGVSLIVQQGDLTHFPVQVVVNAANEELKLRGALAAALLRAAGPELQEDCDQILKKRGKLSPPYAIISKAGKLPYQHVIHAVGPQWKSDEAQKCVLQLKNAVKESLNLAVKHKYQSIAIPAISSRTLSFPLSQCVEAIVLAIKEWFQCKKDGCTLKEIYLVDIAEKTVEAFAESAKSVFKDTLPDIASLPSLPAAAQPDLRKDHGNGSSLLTPEGLRIHLVKEDVQNATTHVVVNSISSDLELDRGPLSKAFLEKAGQKLQEELKTAGQGVVVDVGTVLRTSGCNLHCQHVLHVVAPNWRNDRPSSQKIMENIIRECLEITESLSLNSIAFPAIGTGNLGFPKNVFAELIISEVFTFSRKNQPRTLQEVWFLLHPSDHETIQAFSDEFARRANGNFISDKVSKAESTQDFYGTISNPDLGVYEMKIGPIIFQVASGDISKEEADVIVNSTSKSFNLKAGVSKAILGRAGRNVEIECSRQAQQGHSDYIITQGGDLKCKNIIHVIGGNDVKRSVTCVLQECEKRHYSSVCLPAIGTGNAKQDPDKVAVAILDAIEEFIQKRLVQSMKKVKVVIFQPQVLDVFRANMTKREGYQASFQQSVISKIASFLGFSSKSPKKQTLVLEKKTELAVFQVCGRNVKNVENALLWIQDLIQKEQCPYSNEDECIKNFDVNEYKELNELQKKLNISISLNRERPLIEVSGIIKDVIQARNAIEDMIKRVRLSKEQESLADRTSDFVEWQYEDYNNIFHSFDKITNMQLEDAKKQKRKTIDVKINNQSYTVDLKTYIATDAKGNSLSVQRHTKSEVELPPYWSDMKQQKVCVVELQPDHPEYRTVASKFQETCAHFKIERIERIQNPELWKHYQTKKNSMDAKNGQVTNEKLLFHGTDADSVALVNGKGFNRSYAGKNATAYGKGTYFAVNASYSASDVYSRPDINGKKHMYYVRVLTGCYTLGNGSLIVPPPKDHQNPTDSYDTVTDCLQNPNLFVVFYDYQAYPEYLITFRY
- the PARP14 gene encoding protein mono-ADP-ribosyltransferase PARP14 isoform X2, whose product is MRMAAPGSFPLLVEGSWGSQPPKNLSTKLQMYFQSRKRSGGGECEVCPVPGSSNRFLVLFYPDDVRQQVLERESHELEWPGKGTFKLTVQIPTVPDEVQERKIPTKESKTKEQVEESDASKELEEDLSLSRRSEKEEDTPKECEDISSLVAFENLKANVTDEMLIFLVENISGLTNDNFKLEIIRDFNVAVVTFQTYTDALKFVGECPKHNSVKRLQLSARLLEVTKTIRVENLPPGVHDHDLKCLFENPHNGGGRVASIEYFPEESSALIEFFDRKVMDTIMTKKLDLNNMPLSVFPYYPSLGTALYGEEKPLIKLPASFREPLDLSLWKFLQKKNHLTEEIRDKMRYCHCELTWCQLSNEVIIRPAATLVNQGRLRVKTWRKDASTLFSDIRSEYTVTSFKVDPTVWDTIKDSLEDDRILIEFDALASIVTLVGESEDVQNIESQIKDLIESTIQNIKREEQSLKQKLAINSSKYSLLLHSGIQEQLHTECPDVEIYYDEASQHMCFKGLPAEVYKVKCEIQEKVYTMAQRNIHVHPEVFQFLQQVDCAEFSKSLFTAQNILAVYELEGTTVLLTGFSSEVLSEAEKQMQSTLICNCIDIEDREVLNGKNWKGLTGNLCKKHNSSSKTVVIQEVTSGTAAQVIIAGCEREVRKIYGLLSDFVEKHSKIERWTGVKSSLIVDYLKAEKQIWSNIRGMNVQVNFNPENKQKSISLIGPKAKVLEGMKIVRQALDSVCVKSVHTDKPGAGQFFQDKARYYKSEVRRLFGCFIELKKDEEKEGRGTGGQRCFFRTDLAPGVSLIVQQGDLTHFPVQVVVNAANEELKLRGALAAALLRAAGPELQEDCDQILKKRGKLSPPYAIISKAGKLPYQHVIHAVGPQWKSDEAQKCVLQLKNAVKESLNLAVKHKYQSIAIPAISSRTLSFPLSQCVEAIVLAIKEWFQCKKDGCTLKEIYLVDIAEKTVEAFAESAKSVFKDTLPDIASLPSLPAAAQPDLRKDHGNGSSLLTPEGLRIHLVKEDVQNATTHVVVNSISSDLELDRGPLSKAFLEKAGQKLQEELKTAGQGVVVDVGTVLRTSGCNLHCQHVLHVVAPNWRNDRPSSQKIMENIIRECLEITESLSLNSIAFPAIGTGNLGFPKNVFAELIISEVFTFSRKNQPRTLQEVWFLLHPSDHETIQAFSDEFARRANGNFISDKVSKAESTQDFYGTISNPDLGVYEMKIGPIIFQVASGDISKEEADVIVNSTSKSFNLKAGVSKAILGRAGRNVEIECSRQAQQGHSDYIITQGGDLKCKNIIHVIGGNDVKRSVTCVLQECEKRHYSSVCLPAIGTGNAKQDPDKVAVAILDAIEEFIQKRLVQSMKKVKVVIFQPQVLDVFRANMTKREGYQASFQQSVISKIASFLGFSSKSPKKQTLVLEKKTELAVFQVCGRNVKNVENALLWIQDLIQKEQCPYSNEDECIKNFDVNEYKELNELQKKLNISISLNRERPLIEVSGIIKDVIQARNAIEDMIKRVRLSKEQESLADRTSDFVEWQYEDYNNIFHSFDKITNMQLEDAKKQKRKTIDVKINNQSYTVDLKTYIATDAKGNSLSVQRHTKSEVELPPYWSDMKQQKVCVVELQPDHPEYRTVASKFQETCAHFKIERIERIQNPELWKHYQTKKNSMDAKNGQVTNEKLLFHGTDADSVALVNGKGFNRSYAGKNGGPHLIS